The Takifugu flavidus isolate HTHZ2018 chromosome 17, ASM371156v2, whole genome shotgun sequence genome contains a region encoding:
- the ndufb4 gene encoding NADH dehydrogenase [ubiquinone] 1 beta subcomplex subunit 4, translated as MIMADYKEAPLASRPQTLDPKEYFNVSPEQRRAEADRAALRANLKLQYLTQLNNPLRKELIEDPALTRWVHARANPYLHFKPTFKTSLLGLLFGVVPLFSLYAIFKTNRDRKEEQIQNGTLTRKFSLSS; from the exons ATGATCATGGCGGACTACAAGGAGGCGCCCTTGGCCAGTCGGCCTCAAACATTGGACCCAAAAGAGTATTTTAATGTGTCACCGGAGCAGCGACGTGCAGAAGCGGACCGGGCAGCACTGCGAGCGAACCTGAAGCTGCAATATCTGACTCAGCTCAATAACCCGCTTAGAAAAGAGCTCATT GAAGACCCTGCTCTGACACGTTGGGTGCACGCACGCGCAAACCCATATCTACACTTCAAACCCACGTTCAAGACATCGCTGCTCGGGCTGTTGTTTGGAGTGGTGCCCCTCTTCAGCCTGTACGCCATCTTCAAGACAAACAGG GATAGAAAGGAGGAGCAGATTCAGAATGGAACCCTGACCCGCAAATTCAGTTTGTCATCATGA